A genomic region of Fusarium falciforme chromosome 4, complete sequence contains the following coding sequences:
- a CDS encoding F-box domain-containing protein → MTPHIRAIPAELLFKILRNVDHSHNGRSTITSCLLVNREWCDVAHSILYQDLVLLGGDQMDRFLACHDRRAIRSITRSLTLRPIQKDGEGNTPSYKRLDTQILLLARDVIAHMEALESFSLTTHPREPKLKLWILRSTISTVLKALPASCVNLELATRGGDGDMVRGVDGDPTHLCEDIRRLLPRMHHVHIDLASVCDAMLGRWDSGDVFRPIKLACIRSLHIDCVGMDGRKQCDHRHDGDGDRYSYQHTPRSLWDSIIRGLQHAVGLQETETGEITVLGSAPRGDDFNKDRYWTLLRCHVRRGHNGTTTWAFPITHIARLNDSEYAWYIRIDGGTFVTLGKGPLYDLAAGRPWRMSTTGPKLPAAVDPHATRVSDEELGILTEAQWKERYPRKASILWLNEKKTGMRLIDAEEREGSEMRSAAEMTPEGYVRPAEQGYFRSQVFTEEEWEYMREDVSEDEPEEESE, encoded by the coding sequence ATGACTCCCCATATCAGAGCTATCCCGGCTGAACTTTTGTTCAAAATACTCCGGAACGTCGACCACTCTCACAATGGAAGGTCCACCATCACCTCCTGTTTGTTGGTAAACCGGGAGTGGTGTGATGTTGCGCATTCCATACTCTACCAGGATCTAGTACTGCTGGGCGGCGATCAGATGGATCGTTTCCTGGCATGCCATGATCGTAGGGCTATCCGCTCCATCACCCGGTCCCTGACTCTCCGACCCATTCAGAAAGATGGCGAAGGGAATACGCCTTCATACAAGCGGCTAGACACACAAATTCTTCTGCTGGCGAGAGACGTCATTGCACACATGGAAGCACTTGAGTCTTTCTCCCTGACAACACACCCCAGAGAGCCCAAACTCAAATTGTGGATTCTCAGGTCAACCATCTCAACCGTTCTCAAAGCACTCCCCGCAAGTTGCGTGAATCTGGAGCTTGCCACGCGAGGCGGAGATGGGGACATGGTCAGGGGTGTTGACGGCGACCCAACACACCTTTGCGAGGACATACGCCGCTTGCTGCCTCGCATGCACCATGTTCACATCGACCTCGCCTCTGTATGTGATGCCATGCTAGGTAGGTGGGACTCAGGCGACGTTTTCCGCCCCATCAAACTTGCGTGCATCCGAAGTCTCCATATTGACTGCGTGGGCATGGATGGGAGGAAACAATGTGACCAccgccatgatggcgacggCGATCGGTACTCTTACCAGCACACGCCTAGATCACTCTGGGACTCGATTATTCGAGGCCTGCAGCACGCGGTAGGGTTGCAAGAGACAGAGACAGGCGAAATCACGGTTCTGGGATCAGCCCCACGCGGTGACGACTTCAACAAGGACAGATATTGGACCTTGCTGCGTTGCCATGTCAGAAGAGGTCACAACGGAACCACAACCTGGGCCTTCCCGATCACCCACATTGCACGGCTGAACGACAGCGAGTACGCTTGGTATATCCGCATCGATGGCGGGACGTTTGTAACGCTAGGCAAAGGTCCACTTTATGACCTTGCCGCAGGGCGCCCGTGGAGGATGTCAACTACAGGCCCAAAACTGCCCGCGGCTGTTGATCCTCATGCGACGCGGGTCTCGGACGAGGAGCTTGGGATACTCACCGAGGCCCAGTGGAAGGAAAGGTATCCCAGAAAGGCATCCATCTTGTGGCTaaacgagaagaagacggggaTGCGATTGATAGATGCTGAAGAACGGGAGGGCTCCGAGATGAGAAGCGCGGCGGAGATGACGCCAGAAGGCTATGTCCGACCAGCTGAACAGGGGTATTTTCGCAGCCAGGTGTTTACGGAAGAGGAATGGGAGTACATGAGGGAGGATGTATCGGAGGACGAACCGGAAGAGGAATCGGAGTAG